The proteins below are encoded in one region of Chelmon rostratus isolate fCheRos1 chromosome 21, fCheRos1.pri, whole genome shotgun sequence:
- the LOC121624538 gene encoding retinol dehydrogenase 13-like, with product MSKYIFPASVFGTVFGCAVLLKNHVTGGRCPSKATINGKTVVITGANTGIGKETAQELAKRGGRIIMGCRDMEKCEAAAKEIRGKTLNPHVYACRLDLASVKSIREFAERIKREEQRVDVLINNAGVMRCPAWKTEDGFDMQFGVNHLGHFLLTNLLLQKLKESAPSRVINLASLAHIVGKIDFEDLNWEKKKFDTKQAYCQSKLANVLFTRELAKRLQGTGVTVNAVHPGVVATELGRHTGLHQSQFSSSMLSPFFSMLVKSPELGAQPSVYLAVSEEMEGVTGRYYDVMAEKEPAPQALDEEAARRLWEVSSRLVGLEEEGQSVKSDPAAEGQSKAAQTDPEQIHRQRPGSAVSAVGL from the exons ATGAGCAAATATATTTTTCCAGCCTCTGTGTTTGGAACAGTGTTTGGATGCGCTGTTTTGCTCAA GAACCATGTGACTGGAGGCCGGTGTCCCAGTAAGGCTACCATTAATGGGAAGACTGTGGTCATAACAGGAGCCAACACAGGCATCGGGAAAGAGACGGCCCAAGAACTGGCAAAGAGAG GGGGTCGGATCATTATGGGATGTAGGGACATGGAGAAGTGCGAGGCAGCTGCGAAGGAAATACGTGGGAAGACCCTGAATCCCCACGTTTACGCGTGTCGCCTCGACCTAGCCTCCGTGAAATCCATCCGAGAGTTTGCAGAGAGAATCAAGCGAG AGGAGCAGCGTGTGGATGTACTGATAAACAATGCCGGGGTCATGAGATGTCCAGCATGGAAGACAGAAGATGGCTTTGACATGCAGTTTGGAGTTAACCACTTAG gCCACTTCTTGTTGacaaatctgctgctgcagaagttgAAAGAGTCCGCCCCCAGCAGAGTGATCAACCTGGCCTCGCTCGCCCACATCGTTGGAAAGATCGACTTCGAGGACTTGAACtgggagaagaagaagtttgaTACCAAGCAGGCGTACTGTCAGAGCAAGCTTGCCAATGTTCTGTTCACCAGAGAGCTCGCCAAGCGATTACAAG GCACAGGAGTCACAGTGAATGCTGTGCACCCAGGCGTTGTTGCCACGGAGCTCGGGAGGCACACGGGTCTCCACCAATCACAGTTCTCGAGCTCTATGCTCA GTCCCTTTTTCTCCATGTTGGTGAAGAGCCCAGAGCTGGGGGCCCAGCCCAGCGTCTACCTGGCCGTGTCCGAGGAGATGGAAGGGGTGACGGGAAGGTACTATGATGTGATGGCAGAAAAGGAGCCGGCGCCCCAGGCCCTGGACGAGGAGGCAGCTCGCAGGCTGTGGGAGGTCAGCAGCAGGCTGGTgggtctggaggaggagggacagtCTGTCAAGTCAGACCCGGCAGCAGAAGGACAGAGcaaagctgcacagacagacccAGAGCAGATACACAGACAGAGGCCAGGGTcagctgtcagtgctgtggGGCTGTAG
- the sbk1 gene encoding serine/threonine-protein kinase SBK1, with amino-acid sequence MQDHGGERQVASSLPHSVKASLSLSPSGPGRVGSGGGSPTSKMGYCAGVPVEDMQALAITSLSAADVAKQYEHIRELGKGTYGKVDLVAHRTQGTKMALKFVTKNKTKLKSFLREYSLTGSLSCSPFIIKVLDVLFETEDSYVFGQEYAPAGDLFDIIPPQVGLPEEMVKRCMQQLGLALDFMHSKNLVHRDVKPENVLLFDRECRRIKLADFGMTRRVGCRVKRVSGTIPYTAPEVCRASRAEGFLVTTSLDVWAFGVLVFCMLTGNFPWEAALPADAFYEEFRRWQKAGCPVGTYPSQWRRFTDDALRMFQRLLAAEPEKRCGVKDVFCFVKYELVSELRRRASCRAKRGERSSSGVCTGSCTSSSSSTSSRSSHRHPEPSTPPGTSCLRPAPLKRSVLSDPLSPREEPGQHQSPGRDKNKSQMVMATAIEICV; translated from the exons ATGCAGGACcatggaggagagagacaggtcGCCAGCAG TCTGCCCCACAGCGTCAAGGCGAGcctgtctctttctccatctgGGCCGGGACGGGTGGGCAGCGGCGGGGGCTCCCCTACATCCAAGATGGGCTACTGCGCAGGGGTGCCCGTGGAGGACATGCAGGCCCTGGCCATCACCTCTCTGTCGGCAGCAGATGTAGCCAAACAATACGAGCACATCCGCGAGCTGGGGAAGGGCACGTACGGCAAGGTGGACCTGGTGGCACACCGGACTCAGG GCACCAAAATGGCGCTGAAGTTTGTTACCAAGAACAAGACGAAGCTCAAGAGTTTCCTGCGGGAATACAGTCTAACAGGCTCGCTTAGCTGCAGCCCTTTCATTATCAAAGTCCTGGACGTGCTTTTTGAGACGGAAGACAGCTATGTGTTTGGACAAGAATATGCCCCCGCTGGGGACCTTTTCGACATCATCCCCCCACAG gTGGGTCTGCCAGAGGAAATGGTCAAACGCTGCATGCAACAGCTGGGCCTGGCCCTGGATTTTATGCACAGTAAAAACCTGGTGCATAGGGATGTGAAACCCGAGAATGTGCTCCTATTTGACCGCGAGTGCCGCCGCATCAAGCTGGCTGACTTTGGTATGACCCGACGCGTGGGCTGCCGTGTGAAAAGGGTGAGTGGCACCATCCCCTATACGGCGCCAGAGGTGTGCCGTGCCAGCCGTGCTGAGGGGTTCCTTGTGACCACCAGTCTGGATGTGTGGGCCTTCGGCGTGCTGGTCTTCTGCATGCTGACGGGAAATTTCCCCTGGGAGGCAGCGCTGCCGGCTGACGCCTTCTACGAGGAGTTTCGGCGCTGGCAGAAAGCAGGCTGTCCCGTGGGAACGTACCCGTCCCAATGGCGGCGCTTCACCGATGACGCCTTGCGCATGTTTCAGAGGCTGCTCGCCGCTGAGCCGGAGAAACGCTGCGGGGTCAAGGATGTCTTCTGCTTCGTTAAGTACGAGCTGGTCAGCGAGCTGAGGCGCAGAGCGTCGTGCCGAGCCAAGAGAGGCGAGAGGTCGAGCTCTGGAGTGTGTACCGGCAGTTGcacctcctcctcgtcctccacTTCATCGCGTTCCTCCCACAGACACCCCGagccctccactcctccaggGACGTCCTGCCTGCGTCCGGCACCACTCAAACGCAGCGTCCTCTCCGACCCGCTGTCTCCCAGAGAGGAGCCCGGACAGCACCAGTCGCCGGGCCGAGACAAGAACAAAAGCCAGATGGTGATGGCAACCGCCATCGAAATCTGCGTGTGA